The segment ACTCCGCCGACGTCGTTTGCGCCTTCTTTTCCTGCAACCTTGCTTCCGGCAAACACGCAGTTGACCATATAGTAATTGTTACACGCCCCGACTATGCCGCCGACAGTGTTCCCGACACTTACTACGCTTCCTGAAACAAAGGTGCAGTTTGCCACTATCGCATAGTTTGCAACTCCGGCTACGCCTCCAATTCCAGTGGCGTTAGTGTTTGTGTTTTTGATATCGGCGCTTACGATGCAGTTTGCAAGAAGCGGGCTCTTCTCTAATGTCGGGAACGGATCTGCTTGACCACAGCTTCCCGCTATCCCTCCCGCAAGTCCTCCGTTGAAGAGGATGCCTTCTCTGGCGACGACGGTGACAGTCCCGCCAAAATAGGCGCAGTTCATGACGCGGCTACTCACGTTATTTCCTACAATACCTCCGACCCACGCATGTCCGGTCACGTCGCCTTTAAAGATACAGTTGTTTATTGAAGATGATTCAGCCGCGCCGGCGATGCCACCAACGGCCATAGCTCCTTCAGAAGCACCGATGACTGTGAGATTTTCCACGCTGGCCTGGTACAAACCTCCAAAGAACCCCTGATAGTTTCCGTTCGGGTCCTGTACCTTAAGTCCCGACACCGTATGGCCGGAGCCGTCAAAGGTTGCGTTGTAGAATTTGTCGTTCTCTGGGTCGTTTCCTATAGGGGTCC is part of the Cloacibacillus sp. genome and harbors:
- a CDS encoding GLUG motif-containing protein produces the protein MLLCAQFAFLPSAFAADAAQYELIGTKEELVKFRDRVNNGETDLNARLTADIDLGGEKWTPIGNDPENDKFYNATFDGSGHTVSGLKVQDPNGNYQGFFGGLYQASVENLTVIGASEGAMAVGGIAGAAESSSINNCIFKGDVTGHAWVGGIVGNNVSSRVMNCAYFGGTVTVVAREGILFNGGLAGGIAGSCGQADPFPTLEKSPLLANCIVSADIKNTNTNATGIGGVAGVANYAIVANCTFVSGSVVSVGNTVGGIVGACNNYYMVNCVFAGSKVAGKEGANDVGGV